TGACCAAGTCAGTTAGGGAAGTCTGTTCGGGCAGTTGCCAGGCGCTGAGGGCAGCCAGGTGTGGGAATTTTTGTTGACTGCTATCGGGCAGGGCGGCGAGCTTGGTGAGATTGATGGCGCCATCTGAGAGGACATTGCCATCTTCCAGCTTTAGCTCAGCACTACTGCTGTAATGCAACTTTACGCTATTCCCCTCCTGTACCTGAATATCCCAGGCAAAGCGAGTGGCATCTACCCAGTGGGCTTTATCGTTGCTGAGATCGCCTTTGGTGAAGCCATCACTGCTGACGGTAACTTCTTTACTGTTCGAATCAAAAGTAAAATAGATTTCGTCATTGTCTGCTGCCACGGTAAAGCTGACATTGGCCCCACCATTTCCGTAGCTCTCGTCCCAGTCTTCGTGCAGGGCTACTTTGAATTCGTAGCTGCCTACAGGCAGATCTGAGGTGATGAAGGTATAGATGCCATCACCATCGGTATCTTGCATCCAGGTGCGCAGGCAGCTGGGCTGCCAGTCCCCCAGGCAACCCAGCAGATATTGGAAATTGCCGGCGACGGTGGCGATCACACTGTTATTGTTATCGGTGATCCAGTGGCTTTCGTGGTCGTAAATAAATTTAACTTCGCGCGCCTCGACCAGATTGAGTGGGATATTGGCACCGCTACTGTGTCCGCCCTGGCCGTAGTTCTCGTCCCAGCTATTGTTGAGGGCCGCTTTATATTCCCAATTGCCAGCAGGTACTAAAAAGCTGCCCTGCCATTTGTCATCTTCACTGTCGTAACTGAGCATGGTGGCTGCGCAACCCGGCTGCCAGTCGCCATCGCAACCCAGCTGGCTTTGCAAGTTGCCGGGGATATTCACTGCAGTGGGATCTGGTGTGTCTGAGGCCCAGACAGGTAACTGGGTGGAACAGAAGAGTGCCCCTAGAATGAATCCCGCTCTTATATCGGGACCTGTGAGTGTTGTGATTGGCATGGTTTTTCCCGTTTGTTGTTATGTGCTTTTGGAAATGGTTTTGTGTTTCTCTCAGAAGGCATTGAATCGCAGTCGCGTAGAGGCGACCTCCCACCCCAGGGAGGTGGAGACTGCTGGCCGAGAGGCCGGGCTTGTCACAAAATCTTTATAAAAGCGTCATTTAGAGGAAATACCTGCAGGTGAAGATGTTTCGCGAGTAAAGGAGATGGCGAGTAGAAAAGCTGGATCTATACTCAACTGATCGGGTTACTGTGAGTCGAGAAAGGTGATGCACTCGCTGTAATCGGATTCGAAGGCCGGCTTTTGCCGGCTTTACTTTTTGTGGAGGGGCAGTTCTTCTGGTCCGATACGCTTGCCACTCCCCCCAAGCAGTGCTAATTTGCCCTTTAACGGTCAGTGATTGTGGCCGGGTTCAAATCTTATTTTACCGCGGAGGATGATTGATGATTGTTACAACCCTCCGCCGGGTCCAATAGCAGCCCTGAGCTGCTCCGCCCGGCGATAGACTCAAAACGTCGGGCTTTCCCCTGAGAAAGCTCTGTTGACCGTGTATTGGCGGTCGCTAGGTGCATTGTTGCGCCCAGAGGGTTTCAATCTTGAGTAAATCACACTTTTTCCGTCGTTCTGTCAGCAGCCACGGCATCAAATCTGCACGCCTTTCTATTGAGCGAGAGCGCGAGCCTTCTCTACTGGAAAAACTCGGCTGGAAGTCATTCTTCCTACAGCAGCTGTCGTTCGAAGAGTTGGAACAAACTGTTCCGCTAAGAGTTATGGCGGTGCACCGCAGCCGTTTGGAGCTGGCGGGTGAGCAAGGGCCTGTATCCCTGCCGTTAACTGCTAATGTGGCCTCTAATCTGCCTACAGTGGGTGACTGGCTGCTGTTGCAGCGGGATACTGATCACTTTGTGCGCTTGCTGAATCGCAGCAGCCAGTTCGAGCGAATGGCACCGGGAGCTCAGCAAGTACAGATGATCGCCGCCAATGTGGATAGTGTCTTTATTGTCTCCTCCCTGAATGACGATTTTAATCTCTCCCGGATTGAACGGTATCTGGCCCTGGCTAAGGAATCCGGCTGCCGCCCCCACCTGATATTGAGTAAGGCTGACTTGTGTGAAGATCACAGTGTCTTCCTGCAAGCATTGCGTCCATACGGCGAGTTACCGGTTGCATTAGTGAATAGCCTCGATATGGGCAGCGTGGCGCAGTTGCGTCAGTGGTGCCTGCCGGGGGAAACCATCGCGCTGTTGGGATCGTCGGGAGTGGGTAAGTCCACTTTGCTCAATGCGCTTTCTGGTGAGCCCCTCGCTGAGACCGGGGAAATTCGCGAAGCCGATAGCAAGGGACGCCACACAACGCGCAAGCGCTCCCTCCACCCCCTCAGCTGGGGCGCGCTGTTACTCGATAATCCGGGTATGCGGGAGTTGGGGTTGGTACATGTTGAAGGTGGTCTGGCGCAGACTTTTGCAGATATCGAGGCCCTGGCGCGAGAGTGTCGCTTTTCCGATTGTAAGCACCAATCGGAGCCTGGTTGTTCTGTACAAGAAGCAATAGCAAATGGCTCCCTGGATGAGCGGCGTCTGCAAAATTGGCAGAAGCTTCAAGCGGAGCTTTGCCGGAATAATCGTACCCTGGCGCAGAAACGAGCTGGCGACCGGGCCCTTTCACAATTATATCGCTCTGTTCAAAACCAGGCTCGCCAACGCAAGTACGACGGGGGGGATTAATACAGTAACAATTCTCCTCTCATGCCTTTAGTTTTGTAAGTATTACGAATCCAGGCGTTAAAGAGCAGCTGTGGCTGCTCTTTAATATTTTTCTGGAAGCTATTATGCAAGTTTCAATGCAACAACACCGGCGATAATTAACAGAACACCGAGGTAGCGGCCGAGGCTGGTGGTTTCACCGAGGAATACCACCCCTACCAGAAATGCACTGGTGGCACACATGCTGGCCCAGGCTGCATAAGAACCCCGGTTGGGGTCTCTTTTACCAATTGCACTTGTGATCCAAAACCAAGCCTCTTTAAGGTGTAATTTTTATTTTATAAGTTTGAACTTCACAGTTCCTCAGCAGGTTAGGTTTGAGAATCTCTTGATGCCATTTGGTATTAGGGGTTAATGAAAATTAATTGGCTATTTTGGAATAATGCCTTTCTGAAGCTTGAGTTCAATTAAGCTATGTGTTTTGAATGAAAAGTTAGCAGAGTAATGTAGGGATCATTTTCTGGTAGGGGTGGGAAAACTCTTCCCTGCTCCTGTATGGTTGGCTGCGTAAAAGAAAGAATAAACTGGAAGCATGTTTAAAAAAAATAAGAGCCTGGGGCTAGTATTGTCGGTGATCAGTCCGGTTACCCTGGCTGATCAGAAGCCTGTCGAAACTGTAGTGGTAACAGCCCATCGTGTTGAAAAACAGCATCAGGAATATTCCGAAAGCCTTTCAATGATTGCGGGTCAGGGTTTACAGCTGATCGAACATAATCATATCCAGCAGACCCTGGCGCGAATACCCGGTGCCAATGTGGCAAGGGGCAATGGTCAGGAGTATTTGCCGGCGCTGCGCTCTCCTGTACTTTCGGGCGCTGGAGCCTGTGGCAGTGTACTGACCATGGAGGATGGCATTCCCCTGCGGGCAAATGGATTCTGCAATATTAATGAATTGTTTGAATCCCACAGTGAAATGGCTCGGCGGGTGGAAGTTATCCGTGGCCCGGCAGGTACCCTATACGGATCTAACGCCATGCACGGTGTGGTGAATATTCTCAGTCCGAAAATTGGGGAAAATACCGAAAGCCTCACCGGTACTTTGAGTTTTGAAGCGGGTCCAGAGGATTACTACCGAGCAAATATTTCAGCAGAAACTGCTATTTCCGTAAAGGAGGGGGTGCGTACAGACCTTTCTCTGGTATCTGGTGGTGGCAATAGGGACCAGTCTGGTTACGATCAGCAAAAATTCAGTTTTCTACACTCAGTTACAATGGGAGAGACACAGGTTCGTACTCGCCTGGCGGCCACAAATTTAAACCAGGAAACGGCGGGGTATATTGACGGAAAAAATGCTTATCGGAACCAGACATTTGCCAGGAAAAATCCGAATCCCGAAGCATTCCGTGATGCCACTGCAATACGGCTCTACTCCATTCTTGATGTTGATCTGGGTAGGGGTAAACAACTGGTATTAACGCCTTATCTGAGAAAAACGGATATGCGCTTTCTGCAGCACTATTTGCCGGGACAGGCGCTGGAGGAAAATGGTCAAGAGAGTGTTGGCCTGCGTAGCAGTTATCTTTTTACCGATGAAAATAGCCTGGAAGTGGTAATGGGGCTGGATACAGAGTTTACCCAAGGCTATTTACGCGAGACACAAAAAAATCCGACTGGGGGATCAGAATTTTTGCGGGAGACTATTCCTGAAGGCAAACATTATGACTATCGAGTTGACGCTTATAGCATTGCCCCTTTTACTTTAGCCACTTGGAATATAAATAATATTTTGAAGCTTTACGGCGGAGTACGTTTTGAGTCGGTGCGGTATGATTACAATAACAAAATGTTATCGGGCCGTACGGCTGAGAATGGTACCGCATGTGGCTTTGGTGGTTGCAGGTTCAGCCGGCCTGAAGACCGTGAAGACAACTTCCACAACTGGTCGCCGAAACTGGGAGCTACTTATGAACTCACTTCAGACCTGCAACTGTTTGTAAATATGACTCGGGGGTATCGGGTTCCCCAGGCGACAGAACTCTATCGTTTACAGCGAGAGCAAGTTGCGGCTGAATTGGATTCCGAACAAATCAGCAGCGTCGAACTGGGGGTGCGGGGCCTTAAAGCGCGCCTTTCCTATGAAGTGGTCGCTTATGGGATGCACAAGCGCAATGTGATTTTCCGGGATACAGAGTACTTTAACCAGTCCAATGGAAAAACCTCACATCGTGGTGTGGAGCTGGCTCTTGGCTATGGATTCGCGCAGGATTGGCGAGTGGAGACCTCTTCCAGTTATGCGGAGCACCGTTATCGCGATACGCGAGAACTACAGGACGTGTTACTGGATGGCAATCTTGTGGATTCAGCCCCCAGGGCTTTTGGCAGCTATCGCTTGCAATGGCAACCGCGACAGGAGATCACGGCTGAGCTGGAGTGGCTGCTTCAGGGGCGTTATTACACTGACCCCCAGAATCAACATGAATATTCCGGGCATAACTTGTTGAATTTACGGGCCCGCTGGGAGTTTGATCGCTGGGCCCTTTCTGCGAGGGTGCTGAACCTTGCGAATAAAGCCTACGCAGAGCGGGCGGATTACAGCAGTTTTGTCGGTGACAGATACTTTCCTGGAGAACCGCGTTCGATTTATCTGTCGGTATCCTCCGAGTGGTGAGAGGGTTAAATTATTTTTAACGAAAGTGGCTTGGCAATAAAAAGGGCAGGAAACTCCTGCCTTTTTTATTTTTTAGCCCGCTGAGGTTTGCGGGGATGGAGGGGAGGTCGCTCGGGCTGATGCAGAGCCCTGACTTTCAATCCAGCTGTTTATACGTGCCTCGAGAACATTCAGGGGCAGAGCGCCGGCGCCGAGAAGGGCATCGTGGAAACTGCGGATATCGAAATTACTGTCGAGGCTTTTTTCAGCTCTCGCACGTAACTCTTTAATTTTTAACTGCCCCAATTTATAGGCCAGGGCTTGTCCGGGCCAAATCAGGTAGCGGTCAATTTCCACGGTGACATCGTGCAGAGGTTTGGCGCTATTTTCCATAAAGTATTCAATGGCTTGCTCGCGGCTCCAGCCCAGCTGATGCATACCTGTGTCCACCACTAGGCGTACAGCGCGCCACATATCGTAGGTCAGTGCACCGAACTCGCTATAGGGATCCTTGTATAAACCCAGGTCATAACCGAGGCTCTCGGAGTAGAGCCCCCAGCCTTCTACGAAAGCGGTATAGAAGGTAAATCGGCGCAGTGGGTGGATATCAGTTTGTTCCTGGGCCAGCGCAATCTGTAAATGGTGGCCGGGCATTGCCTCGTGCACTGTCAGGGCTTCCATTTCCCACTTGGGGCGGCTGGGCAGGTTGTAGGTATTGGCAAAGAAAATACCGGCGCGGCCGGCCTCGTTAGAGCCTGGTTGGTAATAGGCTGTGGTCTGCGACTGCTCTGAGTAGCTTGGAATGGGTTTCACCCCATAGGGCAGCCTGGGCAGGGTGCCGAACAATGCAGGCAGCTCACTATCGATACGCTTGGCAATATCCCGGTAGTCCCGCAGCAGGGCCTCACGGCTGGTGTGATAGAAGCGAGGATCTGTGCGCAGGAATTCGGTGAAGGCCTTGAAGTCCCCCTGGAAGCCTGTCTTTTGCATCACAGCTTGCATTTCTGCATGGATACGCTTCACTTCCGCCAAACCAATACGATGGATTTCCTCTGGGCTCAGCTCAGTAGTGGTGTTTTGTTCCACCTTATAAGCATACCAACGCAATCCGTCCTCGCGGCTACTGAGCGCGATATCCTTCTGTGCACCAGGGATATAATCGCGCTCGACAAATTCTGCCATTTGTCGCCAGGCTGGCAATAATTGCTTATTGTAAATACTCAGGGCACGTTGGCGCAGGCTCTGTTGTTTGGCGATCGGGATACCTCTCGGCATTTCCGCAAAGGCCTTGAGCAAGGGGCTCTGTTCCGGGGTTGCCGGGATCAGGGCGCGGATCTGCCTTGGCAAATCGCGCAGGGTAATCTGCGGCGGAGTAATCTCCTTTCTGAGTCCTTCGCGCATTGACTCCTGGGTTTGCTCAACCAAGCTGGAGAGCTTTTCCAGTCGGGTCAGAATATCCTCGTAATCGGCTACTGTACGACGAGGCATGCTATTGAGTACCGCAGGCACACTGCGCTGGATACCGCTCATATGGGTGACCGGTTGCAGATGATCGGGAAACTGGTAGCCCTTCACCTCGCGAAGTAAATCCTGGTAGAGCAGTTGGTAGTCCAGCTGTTGCCGTTCGGGCAGTTCGCTGATATCGAGGTTGCGAGTGGCCCCTAGAAGTCGGCGGGTCTGTTCCTGGCGAACCTCAATACCCCTCTTTGAATTGTCCACCCAGCGGGTATTCTGGCCGGGATAGCCTTCATAGGTGGCCTGGCTGGGGAAGCTCTCCATTATCCAGCGGTAGCGCAGATCCTGCAGCGCTATCAATTGCTCCGAAGCACTCTCTGTGGGGATAGCCTTGAAGGCCTTCCTGAAAACTTTCTGGTCCATGGCGGTAGCACTCAAGCTGGCGAGTAGACCAATAGAAGTAACAAGGGCTTTTTTGAAAAATGACATCTTCCCCCCAAATCGAAGCGGAAATTGATAGGTAAAGGGCTCGGAAAAAGCCCCAGCAATGCCCCGTGTCCGGATCGAGTGGGGCACGCTGTTGTTGGTGGCGGTCCAGTGGCTCCCTGAGTTACTGGACCGGCCCGTTTAATTGGCCGCTGCAGTGCGACCCTCGAAATTATGTGGGTTTAGCAGCTGCATGCGGCGGTGTATCTGCTCTTCAATACCGGCGGCATCAAGGCCGATCCCTGCGAGCAGATCCTTGTGTTTGCCGTGCTCAATAATCTGGTCAGGCAGGCCTAACTGCAATACAGGCATGGTCCTGGCCGTAGCGTTGAGATACTCCAGTACTGCACTGCCGGCACCGCCGGCGATGGTGTTCTCTTCAAGAGTCACCAGTAGCTGGTGGCTATCGGCCAGTTCATCAATTAATGCTTCGTCCAATGGTTTTACCCAGCGCATATCCGCTACGGTGGCACCGAGGCGCTCAGCTGCGGCCATGGCTGGAGCGAGCATGGTGCCAAAATTCAAAATTGCTACGCTGCTACCCTCGCGTAGTAAGCGGCCCTTGCCGATGGGGAGTTCACGCATTTCTTCTTCGGTCGCGGTGCCCAGGCCGGTACCTCGTGGGTAACGCACAGCCGCGGGACCATTGTGTCGGTAGGCGGTATACAGCAGCTGGCGGCACTCGTTCTCGTCGCTGGGCGCGGCAATAGCGAGGTAGGGAAGGCAGCGCATAAAGGTCAGGTCGAAGCTGCCTGCGTGTGTCGGGCCGTCTTCGCCCACGAGGCCGGCGCGGTCAATGGCGAAGGTGACATCCAGGTTTTGGATGGCAACATCGTGCACCATTTGATCGTAACCACGCTGCAGGAAGGTGGAGTAAATAGCCACTACAGGCTTTTGTCCCTCGCAGGCGAGGCCTGCGGCCAGGGTCACGGCGTGCTGCTCGGCAATGGCTACATCGTGGAAGCGCTCCGGGAAGCGTTTGGAAAACTCCACCATACCTGAGCCCTCGCACATGGCGGGAGTGATGCCGATCAGTCGTTCGTCCCGAGCCGCGGTGTCGCACAGCCACTGGCCAAAGATATCCTGGTATTTGGGCAGCTTCTTCCTGCCCGGTACCGCAACCTGGACTTTGCTCTCGGGCTCCAGTTTATTTAGCGCGTGGTAGCCCACCGGATCGGCCTCTGCTGGGCCAAAGCCCTTGCCCTTGGTGGTGGCGATATGCAGTAACTGGGGACCGGGCTGGCTGCGCAGGTTGCGCAGAGTGTGCACCAGGTCGTGCATGTTGTGGCCGTCCAGCGGCCCCACATAATTGAAGCCCAGCTCCTCAAACAGGGTGCCGGGGGTGATCATGCCTTTGACATGTTCTTCAGTGCGTCGTGCCAGCTGCCAGGCTTTGGGAATCGCTGACAGTATCTTGCGGCTGCCCTCGCGCATATTAAGGTAGGTTTTACTGGCCAGGATTTTGGCGAAATAAGTGGCCAGGCCGCCGACATTTTTGGAGATCGACATACTGTTGTCATTGAGAACAACCAACATATCCCGACCGGTATGAGCTGCGTGATTGAGCGCTTCAAAAGCCATGCCTGCGGTCATGGCTCCGTCGCCGATAACCGCGACTACTTTACGTTCATCAGGAGAGCCCAATGCCATCCCCAGGGCGGCGCCGATGGATGTGCTCGAATGGCCCACCCCAAAGGTGTCATACGGGCTCTCACTGCGCTTGGGAAAGCCGGACAGGCCGCCTTGCTGGCGCATGGTCAGCATCTGCTCGCGGCGACCGGTTAGGATCTTATGAGGGTAGGTTTGGTGGCCCACATCCCACACCAAGCGATCTTCCGGAGTATTGTAGATGTAGTGCAGGGCGATGGTCAGTTCCACCACACCTAGGCCAGCGCCGAAATGACCGCCGCTCTGGCCGACACAGTACAACAGGTACTCGCGCAGCTGGCTGGCAAGTTCGGGCAATTGGCGTTCATCGAGGGTGCGCAGTTGGGCCGGCTCGTCGATGGAGTCGAGCAGCGGCGTATGCGGACGTGTGCGTGGAATTTCTTCGAGCATCAATCGTATCAATGGCTACAGATAATGATAGTGAGGGGGATTGTATGCCCGTGACGGGCATAATGCATCCCAAAGGCGGGACAGTTGCCTCGATTCAGTGACTGCGCTGGACGATATAATCAGCCAGCTGTCGCAGCAACAAGGTGTCACCTGGCAGAGTGGCTAGGGCATCTAACGCCTGTTTGTGCAGGCCCCGCAGCTTTTCCCGTGCGCCGTCAACGCCCAGGAGGGAGACATAAGTGGGCTTGTTCAATAGGGCATCTGCACCCTGGGTCTTGCCCAATACTTCTGTATCCGCAGTGATGTCGAGGATATCGTCTTGAACCTGGAAGGCGAGGCCAATGGCCTGGGCATAGTGAGTCGTTGCCTGTAATTCAGCAATGCCGGCGCCGCCGAGCAGAGCGCCCATTCGCGCGCTGGCGCAGATCAAGGCGCCGGTCTTCAGCCGGTGCATGGGCTCAAGTTGCTCCAGGGTGAGCGTTTTATCCACAGAGCTCAGGTCGATAGCCTGGCCTGAGACCATACCCCGGCTACCAGATGCTGCGGCTAATTCCTGTAAAAGCTGTAACTTGAGCGAAAGCTCGGTTTGGTCGGCCAGCAGCAGTTCAAACGCTAGAGTCTGTAGTGCATCGCCGGCGAGAATAGCGGTGGCTTCATCGAAGGCGATATGACAAGTGGGACGCCCCCGGCGCAGGGCATCGTCATCCATCGCCGGCAGGTCGTCGTGGACCAGGGAATAGGCATGGATGCATTCCAGGGCTGCTGCGGTTGCATCACACTTGGCCAGATCAAAATCGACACCATGGAAGACTTGGGCGCAGGCATATACCAGTGCTGGGCGAAGGCGCTTACCCGGCCCCAGTGCGGCATAGCGCATGGCCTCAAAGAGTTTTTCCGCACTGGGAACAGGGTGCTCAAGAGCTTTCCGGATTCGAGCCTCAACCCGTGTGGCTGAATCTTGCAGAAAGGTCCGCAGCGCAGGGGAAGGGGTTGTGCTACTCACTCAGGTATCGCCTGCAGAGTCGTCGGCGTCGAACGGTAACTCGCGAATGTTGCCGCTCTCTTCCATCAGCAGTTTGACCTTCTGCTCGGCACTAGCCAGTTTTTTCTGGCATTCACGGGTGAGTTTTACTCCGCGCTCAAAGTCTGCCAGGGCTTCTTCGAGAGGCAGGTCTCCCGCCTCCAGACGTTCTACCAGTTCTTCCAGGGCCTGCAGGCTCTCTTCAAAAGTTGCCGATTTTTTCTTTGCCGCCATAGCATCGCCTCATAATTGCGGGGCAACCTTAGCCGCTGGCGCGGCAAGGGTCAATTAGAGGGGACTGATTCCTCCCCCTAAGGTTACCTGAGGGCCTCAAGAGATAGCAGGTAATGGGCCAGGGCCTTTTTCTGCTGATCGCTAAAGTCGTATTTCGGCATAGGAGGTGTTGGCGCATCGAAGTAGTTTGCCAGAGAATCCAGAGAGTATTTTTTGTTCAGGTCTCTTAAGGGCACCTGCTGCTGATGGCAGTGGGCACAATCGTGACTCTGGTAGAGTGTTTTCCCCTCCCGAACGGCGTCGGAATCTATGGCCGGTGGCTTTTTTTCAACGTTATTGGCGACCCTGGTTGGGAGGACAGTCGGAGTGCTTGGCACATTGCTGGGAGATAGTTGATATATCGCACCTGCATAGTCGTCTGAGATATAAATTTTTCCCTGGTTGTCTTCGGCTATAGCGACGGGTCGGCCGGAAACCTCGGTGCGGTCTTCACTGAGGAAGCCCCATAGGAAGTCCCTTTCGGAGATATTTCCGCTTTCATCCCAGTGTAGGGAAACTACTTTGTAGCCATCCTTAACGCTGCGATTCCATGAACCATGCAGGGCTACCAGGGCTGCCCCGCGGTAGTTTTTAAGCTGCTCCGGGCTGCGTAGAAAACGAATGCCCAGTGGTGCATTGTGTGCGGCGAACTCGTGGACTGGTGCCACTGAAGCCGCGATCATCTCTTTTACCGTTGGGTTCTCATCGTCAATAAAATCGGGATCGGGCACTCTGTCGCCATAGGCGTAGGGCCAGCCATAGAAATTATCTGGCCGGATCAGGTTGAGTTCATCTGGAGGAAGGTTGTCGCCGAGCCAGTCTCGCCCATTGTCTGTGGCATAGAGTCCGCCATCTTTTGGAGACCAGTCGAAGCCAACGCTGTTACGCAGGCCTGTGGCAAGAATCTTAAAGTTACTGCCATCGGGACGCATACGCATGATCGTGGCCCGTCGCGGGTCTTTCTCGATACAGACATTGCAGCTGGAGCCACTGCTCAGATAAAGCCAGCCATCGGGACCCATCTCGATGGTTTTTGTCCAGTGGCCACTGTCCTCCAAATTTTCGAGAATTCTCTGGTAACTTCCAGCCAGGCGGCCATCGGAATGATCGAGGGGTACACGACCGACAGCGTTACCCTCTGCGATATAGAGCCAATTCTCATGCAGCGCGAGGCCATGGGGGCGGTTTAGGTTGTCAATCAATACACGCTGATTATCCGCTTGCCCATCCCCATTACGATCGGGAGATAAGAGGGATATCTGCCCTTTCTTTGGCTGGGATACGAGAATATCGCCAGAACGGGTGATTGCGAGCCATCGCGCGCCGGGGACATTTTCTGCAAAAAGCTGGAGCCGGTAACCCTGAGCGGCTTTTATCCCACTCATCACCTGTTGCTCGGTTGTTTTTACTCCTCCAAAAAGCTGGCGCCAGGGAACACTCACTCCCGATGCAACCGCCGATAAGGCGCCTGAAACCACGGCGACCAAGATAAGCAAAAAAATTAGCGTATATTTCAACAGTATCTTCCCTAATTAGATTGAACTTGAAATAAAGGTGTTTATAGTTGCGTCGCTCACTCACCGACCTTTGTTTTACCACAGGGTTCCTACCTGGTCCTCCCCTCCTTTGTGAAGGAAATATTTCACTTTGTGAGATATGTCTTACACAAAATTCAGCAGATTGCCCCTACTTTTTTCTCGCTTGATGTCCATAATTAACTGGCAGGGACGCACAAGGGACTGCACCTCTGCGGCAAAGGATAAATGGATTGCGCCGCTCGCCCTAAGGATATGGGCACCATCCTGTGAGACGCACCGCCCGGGCCGGATTGCCTGGGCGGTGTTTTAATTGCCCTGCCAAGTTTTTTCCTTCCTGTTATTCAATATAAATCTATTATTGGCTTTCCAAGTTTATAATTTCCAGTTTTCTGGGCTCTGCTTCATAGGACCAATTTTCCATCGGTTGAATTCATAGCTGTCTGGAATTTGTAATATTTATCCGCTTTAATGATGATAGGCCAGCCATTATTGCTCGGGCTGGCGGAGGGTGGCGCATTCAGTAATTTCCTAGCAGCAGTGCCCGTTTTCCCCCAGGCATTTTCACGCCTTTGGGGTACTGTCTTCTCATCGTTGAAATTTCCGGCAGGCTATTCCGCTTTTCCCGCCGTAAGTCCTTTTTCACTGGTACTGAAGCTCTTCTTAAAGATCGAATCCCACCCCAAACTTCTCTATCCGACTTATCGGGATTGTCCGCATGCAACCTGCCAATATTCAAAATTTTATATTTTGATGGTTGTAGCGACAGTCGATATGAGTCAAGTTTTTCCGTTCGATTGCGGGGAGGCGAGGTAATGCAAGCACGAATTTTACGCCTGAATCTGGCGGGCCAGCCATTGGAATGGCTCACATGGCAGGAGGCCTCCTGCCTGTATGTGCGCGACTTAGTTACTTGGTCCCTGGGGGGGATTGTGCAGCGAGTGCGTGGTGGGTTTAATCACAGCGGCAAGCGCTCCACCCTGGACCTGGCGGCAATCATTGCCTGTGGTGGCGCTCGTATGGCGCGTCCGCGCAGTCGACCACCATTAACAAATCGAGCGCTTTTTTTTCGCGATACGCATACCTGCCTTTATTGTGGCAATCCCTTCAAGTCTATCGATCTTACCCGCGACCATGTTATGCCGGTGTCCAAAGGGGGCAAGGACTCCTGGGAAAATGTGGTGACTGCCTGTCGGCGTTGTAACCAGCACAAAGGCAATTATTTATTGGAAGATATCGATATGGAATTGCTGGCCTTACCATTTTGTCCGAATGCGGCAGAATACCTGGCGTTGATTAACAGTGAACGGATTCGAGGCGATCAGATGGAATTTCTTCGCGGCCAGTTTTCCCGGCGCAGGCAACTGGGATGGTTACATCATTGAGGGGCGGCTGAAAAATAAAAAAGGGACTTATTGTCCCTTTTTTATTTTGTGCTGTTGTATAGGCGGCAACACTTTTCCTAATTATTGGGCTTGAGCTGAATCAGATACGGCAGAGCGTATTAGGCCCGTTAGGTATTCGGTAAAATCGTGGCCGTAATTCTCCATCATTTTGGGGAACATGGAGTTTGGAGTCATCCCAGGGAAAGTATTGACTT
This DNA window, taken from Microbulbifer sp. GL-2, encodes the following:
- the rsgA gene encoding ribosome small subunit-dependent GTPase A, which codes for MSKSHFFRRSVSSHGIKSARLSIEREREPSLLEKLGWKSFFLQQLSFEELEQTVPLRVMAVHRSRLELAGEQGPVSLPLTANVASNLPTVGDWLLLQRDTDHFVRLLNRSSQFERMAPGAQQVQMIAANVDSVFIVSSLNDDFNLSRIERYLALAKESGCRPHLILSKADLCEDHSVFLQALRPYGELPVALVNSLDMGSVAQLRQWCLPGETIALLGSSGVGKSTLLNALSGEPLAETGEIREADSKGRHTTRKRSLHPLSWGALLLDNPGMRELGLVHVEGGLAQTFADIEALARECRFSDCKHQSEPGCSVQEAIANGSLDERRLQNWQKLQAELCRNNRTLAQKRAGDRALSQLYRSVQNQARQRKYDGGD
- a CDS encoding TonB-dependent receptor, translated to MFKKNKSLGLVLSVISPVTLADQKPVETVVVTAHRVEKQHQEYSESLSMIAGQGLQLIEHNHIQQTLARIPGANVARGNGQEYLPALRSPVLSGAGACGSVLTMEDGIPLRANGFCNINELFESHSEMARRVEVIRGPAGTLYGSNAMHGVVNILSPKIGENTESLTGTLSFEAGPEDYYRANISAETAISVKEGVRTDLSLVSGGGNRDQSGYDQQKFSFLHSVTMGETQVRTRLAATNLNQETAGYIDGKNAYRNQTFARKNPNPEAFRDATAIRLYSILDVDLGRGKQLVLTPYLRKTDMRFLQHYLPGQALEENGQESVGLRSSYLFTDENSLEVVMGLDTEFTQGYLRETQKNPTGGSEFLRETIPEGKHYDYRVDAYSIAPFTLATWNINNILKLYGGVRFESVRYDYNNKMLSGRTAENGTACGFGGCRFSRPEDREDNFHNWSPKLGATYELTSDLQLFVNMTRGYRVPQATELYRLQREQVAAELDSEQISSVELGVRGLKARLSYEVVAYGMHKRNVIFRDTEYFNQSNGKTSHRGVELALGYGFAQDWRVETSSSYAEHRYRDTRELQDVLLDGNLVDSAPRAFGSYRLQWQPRQEITAELEWLLQGRYYTDPQNQHEYSGHNLLNLRARWEFDRWALSARVLNLANKAYAERADYSSFVGDRYFPGEPRSIYLSVSSEW
- a CDS encoding DUF885 family protein: MSFFKKALVTSIGLLASLSATAMDQKVFRKAFKAIPTESASEQLIALQDLRYRWIMESFPSQATYEGYPGQNTRWVDNSKRGIEVRQEQTRRLLGATRNLDISELPERQQLDYQLLYQDLLREVKGYQFPDHLQPVTHMSGIQRSVPAVLNSMPRRTVADYEDILTRLEKLSSLVEQTQESMREGLRKEITPPQITLRDLPRQIRALIPATPEQSPLLKAFAEMPRGIPIAKQQSLRQRALSIYNKQLLPAWRQMAEFVERDYIPGAQKDIALSSREDGLRWYAYKVEQNTTTELSPEEIHRIGLAEVKRIHAEMQAVMQKTGFQGDFKAFTEFLRTDPRFYHTSREALLRDYRDIAKRIDSELPALFGTLPRLPYGVKPIPSYSEQSQTTAYYQPGSNEAGRAGIFFANTYNLPSRPKWEMEALTVHEAMPGHHLQIALAQEQTDIHPLRRFTFYTAFVEGWGLYSESLGYDLGLYKDPYSEFGALTYDMWRAVRLVVDTGMHQLGWSREQAIEYFMENSAKPLHDVTVEIDRYLIWPGQALAYKLGQLKIKELRARAEKSLDSNFDIRSFHDALLGAGALPLNVLEARINSWIESQGSASARATSPPSPQTSAG